One genomic window of Arthrobacter sp. KBS0703 includes the following:
- a CDS encoding DUF3854 domain-containing protein gives MEEITNQTDPDSGVQADGDAAQPSVQSAAGSIDLTSLNGLDPNFTGLPPWEASDYASSITGSGAFKLKDSGVAPLVAAARGYTRIDKTNYAEMARKMQVVGNSGQGKRFKRTLSAPGKDGMVMPWYSLAGIVKAKRENERPVPHTYQVRPEFPENNEAGKPLKYEFVSNIGTPLDLHPAIPTDWVDTTPVVMFAEGMLKGDSALSAYLVHNGITYSELRSEGVENPVAKLRELLERIPHDDRVLIVSIGGVYNASGNAVDWREIQLKDRIGWIAFDADIAVNPAVHAAANKLSTQLFEKSKMAEVLYLNPQTTAGDDGSTTKDGVDDFLAKRGNWAALINQLDDVMPDAPAKNAEDKAGNWRVGKTGQFVEECVSLATGAGGTIGEYRWETRVEIGGRVVALEARRQPTDQELKTGIFNPNVKYEDIDDAQVEIEVSWHLNGRDFTATVTGPESILGYRPEEWDPKKASVPRELLLHPEWLRAAPRGSRHLRGPDRPCRSG, from the coding sequence ATGGAAGAGATTACAAACCAAACCGATCCGGACTCCGGCGTGCAGGCAGACGGGGACGCGGCGCAGCCCTCCGTCCAGTCCGCGGCCGGCAGCATTGACCTCACCAGCCTGAACGGGCTCGACCCCAACTTCACCGGACTGCCGCCGTGGGAGGCGTCCGACTACGCTTCCAGCATCACCGGTTCCGGTGCCTTCAAGCTGAAGGACTCGGGCGTCGCACCGCTCGTTGCGGCCGCGCGCGGCTACACCCGTATCGACAAGACCAACTACGCCGAGATGGCCCGCAAGATGCAGGTGGTCGGAAACTCCGGTCAGGGCAAACGGTTCAAGCGCACCCTCTCGGCCCCCGGCAAGGACGGCATGGTCATGCCGTGGTACTCCCTGGCCGGCATCGTGAAGGCCAAGCGTGAGAATGAGCGGCCCGTCCCGCACACCTACCAGGTCCGCCCCGAGTTCCCCGAGAACAACGAGGCCGGCAAGCCGCTGAAGTACGAGTTCGTCTCCAACATCGGCACCCCGCTGGATCTGCACCCGGCCATCCCGACCGACTGGGTCGACACCACCCCGGTCGTGATGTTTGCCGAAGGCATGCTCAAAGGCGACTCGGCTCTCTCGGCGTACCTGGTCCACAACGGCATCACCTACTCCGAGCTGCGCTCTGAAGGGGTCGAGAACCCGGTGGCGAAGCTGCGCGAACTGCTCGAGCGCATCCCGCACGATGACCGGGTTCTGATCGTCTCCATCGGCGGCGTCTACAACGCTTCCGGCAACGCCGTGGACTGGCGCGAAATCCAGTTGAAGGACCGTATCGGCTGGATCGCGTTCGACGCCGACATTGCCGTCAACCCGGCCGTGCACGCCGCAGCCAACAAACTCTCCACGCAGCTGTTCGAGAAGTCCAAGATGGCCGAGGTCCTGTACCTGAACCCGCAGACCACCGCGGGGGATGACGGGTCGACCACCAAAGACGGCGTGGACGACTTCCTGGCCAAGCGGGGCAACTGGGCCGCCCTGATCAACCAGCTTGATGACGTCATGCCCGACGCTCCGGCGAAGAACGCCGAAGACAAGGCCGGCAACTGGCGTGTCGGCAAGACCGGGCAGTTTGTCGAGGAATGCGTCTCCCTGGCCACCGGCGCCGGCGGCACCATCGGCGAATACCGGTGGGAGACCCGGGTCGAAATCGGCGGCCGCGTCGTGGCCCTCGAAGCCCGCCGCCAGCCCACCGACCAGGAACTGAAGACCGGCATCTTCAACCCGAACGTCAAGTACGAGGACATCGACGACGCCCAGGTCGAGATTGAAGTCTCCTGGCATCTGAACGGCCGGGACTTCACCGCCACCGTCACCGGACCCGAATCGATCCTGGGCTACCGGCCCGAGGAGTGGGACCCGAAGAAGGCCTCCGTGCCACGCGAGCTGCTGCTCCACCCGGAATGGCTCCGCGCGGCCCCAAGGGGGAGTCGGCACCTACGCGGACCTGACCGGCCGTGCCGTTCCGGTTGA